From the genome of Papaver somniferum cultivar HN1 chromosome 2, ASM357369v1, whole genome shotgun sequence, one region includes:
- the LOC113348131 gene encoding probable 3-hydroxyisobutyrate dehydrogenase-like 1, mitochondrial encodes MRSSPSALLRPYTTSRTTTILSLTRTLNNHHHHRSMATTTTTNTDSINPTNTRIGWIGTGVMGRSMCSHLIKAGYSLTIFTRTRSKAQPLLDMGAQFASSPLTVASSSDIVFSIVGYPSDVRSVLIGSSGALNSLRPGGILVDMTTSDPSLAVEIASAASAKGCSAVDAPVSGGDRGAKNGTLAIFAGGDESVIRKIQPVFDCLGKVNYMGGAGKGQFAKLANQITIASTMVGLVEGMVYAHKAGLDVGLYLNAISTGAAGSKSLDLYGNRILERDFEAGFFVNHFVKDLGICIMECQNMGLALPGLALAHQLYISLQAHGEGNLGTQALILALERLNNVSLETKKASSS; translated from the coding sequence ATGCGATCTTCTCCATCAGCACTCCTCCGTCCTTACACAACATCCAGAACAACAACCATTTTATCTCTCACTCGCACtctcaacaaccaccaccaccaccgctccatggccaccaccaccaccaccaacaccgaTTCAATCAATCCAACAAACACAAGAATCGGATGGATCGGAACAGGAGTAATGGGAAGATCCATGTGTTCCCATCTAATCAAAGCTGGTTACTCACTAACAATATTCACTAGAACTCGATCAAAAGCTCAACCACTCCTTGACATGGGAGCTCAATTCGCTTCATCTCCACTGACAGTCGCTTCTTCATCAGATATCGTCTTCTCCATCGTCGGATACCCATCTGATGTTCGTTCTGTCCTTATCGGTTCTTCAGGTGCTCTGAATTCTCTCCGTCCAGGCGGTATCCTCGTTGACATGACTACTAGTGACCCATCCCTTGCGGTGGAGATTGCGTCTGCTGCGTCCGCAAAGGGTTGTTCTGCAGTTGATGCCCCGGTATCTGGTGGTGATCGTGGTGCGAAAAATGGAACATTGGCGATATTTGCAGGAGGCGATGAGTCGGTAATTCGTAAAATTCAACCAGTTTTTGATTGTTTAGGGAAAGTTAATTATATGGGTGGTGCTGGTAAAGGGCAATTTGCTAAATTAGCTAACCAAATTACAATTGCTTCGACGATGGTTGGATTAGTTGAGGGTATGGTTTATGCTCATAAAGCTGGTTTAGATGTTGGTTTGTATTTGAATGCTATTTCTACTGGTGCTGCTGGATCGAAATCGTTGGATTTGTATGGGAATAGGATATTagaaagagatttcgaagcgggTTTTTTTGTGAATCATTTTGTCAAAGACTTGGGAATTTGCATTATGGAGTGTCAGAATATGGGTCTTGCTTTACCTGGTTTGGCACTAGCTCATCAGCTTTATATTTCTCTTCAAGCTCATGGTGAAGGGAATTTGGGTACTCAGGCTCTCATTTTGGCTCTTGAGCGACTTAATAATGTTAGTTTGGAAACGAAGAAGGCTTCGTCTTCTTAG
- the LOC113348132 gene encoding probable 3-hydroxyisobutyrate dehydrogenase-like 1, mitochondrial, whose product MRSSPSALLRPYTTSRTTTILSLTRTLNNHHHHRSMATTTTTTTDSINPTNTRIGWIGTGVMGRSMCSHLIKAGYSLTIFTRTRSKAQPLLDMGAQFASSPLTVASSSDIVFSIVGYPSDVRSVLIGSSGALNSLRPGGILVDMTTSDPSLAVEIASAASAKGCSAVDAPVSGGDRGAKNGTLAIFAGGDESVIRKIQPVFDCLGKVNYMGGAGKGQFAKLANQITIASTMVGLVEGMVYAHKAGLDVGLYLNAISTGAAGSKSLDLYGNRILERDFEAGFFVNHFVKDLGICIMECQNMGLALPGLALAHQLYISLQAHGEGNLGTQALILALERLNNVSLETKKASSS is encoded by the coding sequence ATGCGATCTTCTCCATCAGCACTCCTCCGTCCTTACACAACATCCAGAACAACAACCATTTTATCTCTCACTCGCACtctcaacaaccaccaccaccaccgctccatggccaccaccaccaccaccaccaccgattcaATCAATCCAACAAACACAAGAATCGGATGGATCGGAACAGGAGTAATGGGAAGATCCATGTGTTCCCATCTAATCAAAGCTGGTTACTCACTAACAATATTCACTAGAACTCGATCAAAAGCTCAACCACTCCTTGACATGGGAGCTCAATTCGCTTCATCTCCACTGACAGTCGCTTCTTCATCAGATATCGTCTTCTCCATCGTCGGATACCCATCTGATGTTCGTTCTGTCCTTATCGGTTCTTCAGGTGCTCTGAATTCTCTCCGTCCAGGCGGTATCCTCGTTGACATGACTACTAGTGACCCATCCCTTGCGGTGGAGATTGCGTCTGCTGCGTCCGCAAAGGGTTGTTCTGCAGTTGATGCCCCGGTATCTGGTGGTGATCGTGGTGCGAAAAATGGAACATTGGCGATATTTGCAGGAGGCGATGAGTCGGTAATTCGTAAAATTCAACCAGTTTTTGATTGTTTAGGGAAAGTTAATTATATGGGTGGTGCTGGTAAAGGGCAATTTGCTAAATTAGCTAACCAAATTACAATTGCTTCGACGATGGTTGGATTAGTTGAGGGTATGGTTTATGCTCATAAAGCTGGTTTAGATGTTGGTTTGTATTTGAATGCTATTTCTACTGGTGCTGCTGGATCGAAATCGTTGGATTTGTATGGGAATAGGATATTagaaagagatttcgaagcgggTTTTTTTGTGAATCATTTTGTCAAAGACTTGGGAATTTGCATTATGGAGTGTCAGAATATGGGTCTTGCTTTACCTGGTTTGGCACTAGCTCATCAGCTTTATATTTCTCTTCAAGCTCATGGTGAAGGGAATTTGGGTACTCAGGCTCTCATTTTGGCTCTTGAGCGACTTAATAATGTTAGTTTGGAAACGAAGAAGGCTTCGTCTTCTTAG